The sequence below is a genomic window from uncultured Stenotrophomonas sp..
CGCGACATGGATGCCGCCGGCCGCGTCCGCAACGCGCAGCTGATCGCCGCCGGCACCCACCCCGACCTGCAGGTGGTGTCCTTCATCCCCAACAAGAGCGGCGACAAGCTGCGCACCGAGATCGTCATCGAACAGGTGCGCGAGATCTCGCAGAAGCTGGCGCTGACCCCGCAATACGGTGCCGCGCAGGTGGTCATCGTCGATCCGGCCGATGCCATCAACCGCGCCGCCTGCAATGCATTGCTCAAGACGCTGGAGGAGCCGGCGCCCGGCCGCTATTTGTGGCTGATCAGCGCCGATCCGGCGCGACTGCCGCAGACCATCCGCAGCCGTTGCCAGCGTCTGGAGTTCCGCCTGCCGCCACGCGAGGAAGCGCTGGCATGGCTGCGGCAGCGTGGCCACGATGAAGGCATCGCCCGTGAAGCGCTGGACGCCACCCGCGGCCACCCGGCGCTGGCCGACCAGTGGCTGCAGGGCGAGGGCATGGCACTGCGCCGGCAGGTGGCCGACGAACTGGAGCGGCTCGCCACCGGCAAGCTCGGCTGCGTCGAACTGGCGCAACGCTGGACCGGCGACGAGCATGCCGACCTGCGCCTGCGCCATGCTGCCGACCTGGCCCTGCGCAAGGCCGGCGACGGCTTGACCGATCCGAACCGATTGCACAAGCTGGCCGCCTGGTTCGATGCCGCCAACCGTACGCGCGACCTGCTGCGCACCACGGTACGCGCCGATCTGGCCGTGGTGGAGCTGCTGCTGGCATGGGGGGCGGCCAATCAGCAACAAAAGGGGAACATCCGATGAGTGCGATCAACGCCCGCCAGGGCATCCTGTCCCTGGCGGTCAAGGACAAGGCTGCGCTGTACAGCGCCTACATGCCGTTCGTGAAGAATGGCGGCGTGTTCGTGCCCACGCCCAAGCGCTATTTCCTGGGCGACGAGGTGTTCCTGCTGTTGACCCTGCCCGATTCCAGCGAACGCCTGCCGGTGGCCGGCAAGGTCATCTGGGTGACGCCGCTGGGCGCGCAGGGCAACCGCCAGGCCGGCATTGGCGTGCAGCTGGCCGATGGCGCCGATGGCGAGTCGATCCGCAACCGCATCGAGACCCTGCTGGCCGGCACCACCGGCTCGGACAAACCCACCCAGACCATGTGATGGGTGGGGCGGAAAAAAATCGCATCCATCCGTTGACGCCGTCGCCGTTCTCCCTATAATGGGCGGCTCGCAACACGGGCGGTTAGCTCAGCGGTAGAGCATTGCCTTCACACGGCAAGGGTCGCAGGTTCGAACCCTGCACCGCCCACCAAGCGAACGACAAGAACCCCTGATTTTTCAGGGGTTTTTTGTTGCCCGGATTCCGGGAGGGCCAAGCAGGATTGGCGTGGAAGGCAGCGCTCAGGAAGCAGTTGCCGGTTCGCGCGACAGGCACCGGTGCAGATTGTCGAGTTCGCTTGCCAGCAGGGGTGGTGTGGCGCCGATCACGGCGGGTGGCTGCTTGTCACGGATGGCAGCGCCGAGTCGCTCGAGTGCGCGCCGTACCTGACCCAGGCCATCGTTGCCGAACATGGCGGCGGCCGAAGTGCGGGCTTCGGCATCGTCCTGATGCTCCAGCGCCCAGCAGGCGGACAGAACGCGGTAGGCGAGCTGCTCGGTGGCGGCGATCACCGGCCAGGCCTGTTCGGCGGTACGGCGCTGTTGCCGCGATGCGGCCAAGCCATCCTCGTGCGCGCGCGCGAGGGCAAAACCGGCATGCTGCAGTTGCCGCCGCGCGGCCCGTGCCGCTGGTGAAGTGACGGTGCCGTTGGCAAGGTGCACGACCACGGTGTCGACCGCATGCAACGTCCGCAGCAATTGCTCCGGTATCGTGGCTTGCACGGCGCGTGGTGGAATCAGGCGGAATATCAGCAGCGCCACGGCGCAACCGGCCAGCGTATCGATCCCCCGCGCCAGCAGGTAGGTGCCTGGCGCTTCGACCGGGTGGCCGCCGCTGGCGATGGTGAGCGCGGCACCGGTGATGAAGATCACCGCCAGGGCGTAATTGCGCACGACCAGCATCTCGATGGTGAACTGCAGGAGCATCACCACCAGTACCAGCCACGGGCCCTGCGGGTGCGCCACGAGGATCGCACCGGCAAGCAGCAGGCCGATCCAGGTTCCCAGCAGGCGCTGTACGCTGCGCTGGAGCATGCGCTGCCAGTCGAACCCCTGGTGCAGCATCAGCACCGCGGCAGCCACCGCCCAGTACGCACGTTCGAGGTGGACGGCGGCACCGAGTGTGCCGACCACCAGTGCAGCCACCCCCACCCGCAGCAGCACGCGGCGCGAGCCGGAGCCGGGCTGCAGCGCCTCGCGCAGCATGGCGCATGCCCCGGGGTGGCCCAGCGGCACCGCGTTTTCCGCCGTGCCGGGGACGTCCTGCAGCGTGTGGACTTGGGCAATCAGCTGGTGCACCTCCGGCAGCAATGTGGCGGATGGCGACTGGCCGCGGCTGGCCGCGCCCATTGCGTCGGCAAAACACAGGTGCAGCCTGCGGTTCAACGTGCGCAGACGGCTGAGCCGGCTGTTGCGGCGCGCACGCGCCGGCTGTCGGTTGACCAGCGTGGTCCACGCCTCGTGCAGCAAAAATGCGGCCCGGTGCCGCGCGCTGCTTTCGTGTGCGCCCCCCACCGCTTCGATGTAGGTGGCGACCGCCTTGCCGGCCGCGGTGACTGCATTGCGTTCCGGGCCGCGCGGACGGAACAGCGCGCCGGCCATGTGCAGCAGCCAGGCGAATGCACCGCCGCCCAGCACCAGCGATGCGGCATGCAGCGGGGTGAGATGTGATGCCGGCATCGCCGTGCCCGCCGCACAGGCGAGCATGAACATGTAGGCCCCCGGCGGCCCGATCTGCAATGCATTGGCCACCCAGGTCGAGAGCATGGCGAACGCCGCCACGGTCACCACCACCAGCCAGGGCATTGGCGCCACCCACAGCCCCAGCCCGACCGCGAGTGCGAACGCCAGCGCGACCAGCGCAAGCTGCCGCGCACGGCTCAGGTATGGGCGGCCGCTGCCGTACAGCGCGGTGAATCCGCCGATCGATGCCATCAGCCCGGCGGGCACGTCGTCGGCCAGCCAGCCGGCGAGGATGGGCATTCCCATGCACAGCGTCGCCCGCAGCGCAAACAGCCAGCGCCGCGGCGGTGCCGGCCGCATTTCGACCAGATCACGCAACAGGCGCGGGGACGGGGCGGGTGGTGGCGACTGCATCGAGGGTTCCGGGAGCATGGGGGGAGAGTACCGGTATCTGTCCGCAGGCCGCCGGGAATGGCAGGGAGCGACTACTTGCGCGTGGCTCGCCGCAATGGCATCAGCCCTGCGCGTCGGATTTGCCGACGCTGCCGGATTCCACCGGCGGGCAGGTGTGGAACAGGTGCATGTTCTCGATGTGCAGGCACGGGAACGGGTCGTCGGTTGCTTCCGTGGTCAGGGCCGTCATCATCGCTCTGCCAGTTCGAAGAAGCGTGTCGCGCCCTACAGGTCCGGTTCGGCGATGGGGTGGAGCAGCCATCCGGCCAGCCGGCGGCCGCCGTGGTGGTCCTGCCGGGTGAAGAAGAGCCCGGTAACCGTTCATGGGGCCTCAACTGGCCTTGAACAGCGCCACGGTGGCGATGCCGGCGAAGGTCATCAGCAGTGTGCCGGCGACGTGGATGGCGATGGCGCCCAGCGCCAGCGTGTATTGGCCGCGCTGCAGCAGGGCGACGATCTCGGCGGAGAATGTCGAGAAGGTGGACAGGCCGCCGCAGAAGCCGGTGATGACCAGCAGCCGCCATTCCGGCGACAGGCCCGGGGCTTGGGCGAAGAAGGCCAGGGCGATG
It includes:
- a CDS encoding DNA-directed DNA polymerase encodes the protein MDRGFAPWQQRAFEQTVAALDTGRLGHGLLLCGPAGMGQRAVALALAAHVLDRDMDAAGRVRNAQLIAAGTHPDLQVVSFIPNKSGDKLRTEIVIEQVREISQKLALTPQYGAAQVVIVDPADAINRAACNALLKTLEEPAPGRYLWLISADPARLPQTIRSRCQRLEFRLPPREEALAWLRQRGHDEGIAREALDATRGHPALADQWLQGEGMALRRQVADELERLATGKLGCVELAQRWTGDEHADLRLRHAADLALRKAGDGLTDPNRLHKLAAWFDAANRTRDLLRTTVRADLAVVELLLAWGAANQQQKGNIR
- a CDS encoding putative pilus biogenesis protein PilZ (Evidence 3 : Function proposed based on presence of conserved amino acid motif, structural feature or limited homology), which gives rise to MSAINARQGILSLAVKDKAALYSAYMPFVKNGGVFVPTPKRYFLGDEVFLLLTLPDSSERLPVAGKVIWVTPLGAQGNRQAGIGVQLADGADGESIRNRIETLLAGTTGSDKPTQTM
- a CDS encoding conserved membrane hypothetical protein (Evidence 4 : Homologs of previously reported genes of unknown function), with amino-acid sequence MQSPPPAPSPRLLRDLVEMRPAPPRRWLFALRATLCMGMPILAGWLADDVPAGLMASIGGFTALYGSGRPYLSRARQLALVALAFALAVGLGLWVAPMPWLVVVTVAAFAMLSTWVANALQIGPPGAYMFMLACAAGTAMPASHLTPLHAASLVLGGGAFAWLLHMAGALFRPRGPERNAVTAAGKAVATYIEAVGGAHESSARHRAAFLLHEAWTTLVNRQPARARRNSRLSRLRTLNRRLHLCFADAMGAASRGQSPSATLLPEVHQLIAQVHTLQDVPGTAENAVPLGHPGACAMLREALQPGSGSRRVLLRVGVAALVVGTLGAAVHLERAYWAVAAAVLMLHQGFDWQRMLQRSVQRLLGTWIGLLLAGAILVAHPQGPWLVLVVMLLQFTIEMLVVRNYALAVIFITGAALTIASGGHPVEAPGTYLLARGIDTLAGCAVALLIFRLIPPRAVQATIPEQLLRTLHAVDTVVVHLANGTVTSPAARAARRQLQHAGFALARAHEDGLAASRQQRRTAEQAWPVIAATEQLAYRVLSACWALEHQDDAEARTSAAAMFGNDGLGQVRRALERLGAAIRDKQPPAVIGATPPLLASELDNLHRCLSREPATAS
- a CDS encoding hypothetical protein (Evidence 5 : No homology to any previously reported sequences) encodes the protein MTALTTEATDDPFPCLHIENMHLFHTCPPVESGSVGKSDAQG
- the crcB gene encoding Protein CrcB homolog → MWKPIVAIAVGSMLGGFLRWGLGIRLNALFPDVPPGTLAANMIAGYIVGIALAFFAQAPGLSPEWRLLVITGFCGGLSTFSTFSAEIVALLQRGQYTLALGAIAIHVAGTLLMTFAGIATVALFKAS